GCGTAATGTCATCGCCGCCCTTGCCGTAGCAGTCCGAGCCACGGCCGTTTTCGCCGTTGCGCGCCTGATGCTTTTTCGAATAGCGATAGTCGATCAGCGTGTTGATGTTGCGGTCTGCAACTGCGAAAACGCTGCCGCCGCGGCCGCCGTCGCCGCCGTCCGGACCACCGAACGGGACGAATTTCTCGCGGCGCATCGACGCGCTGCCATCTCCCCCGTCGCCGGCGATGACTTCGATCCTCGCTTCGTCAATGAACTTCATGCGTTACTCCGTCCCGTGTGTATTGCTATTCTGCCGCGCGCAGCGCGCGTGCACCATTGGCCGAACGGCCAGATTGATCTTGATTCTTGTCCAGTCGCGACAATGACCGCCGCGACGATGCGGGCTTGGCGAATACATCGCCGTGAAACTCGCAAACCCAAACCCGCAAACAAAAAGGCCCCGCAAACTTCGCGGGGCCTTTTTCCGGTCCTGAAGCCCGTGCCTGATTATTCTCAGACAGCCGGGACGACGTTGACCATGTGCTTCTTGTCGGCGCCCTTCGTCGTGAACTTGACGTGGCCGTCCGTCAGCGCGAACAAGGTGTGATCCTTGCCGATACCGACGTTTTCGCCCGGGTGCATACGCGTGCCGCGTTGACGCACGATGATGCCGCCCGCCAGGATGGCCTGACCGCCGTACACTTTCACGCCGAGACGCTTCGACTCGGAGTCGCGGCCGTTCCGGGAAGAGCCGCCTGCCTTTTTGTGTGCCATGTGATTACTCCTTGCCCGATGCGCTTACGCGTTGATAGCGTCGATGCGCAGTTCGGTGTAGTTCTGGCGGTGGCCGCCATGCTTTTGGTAGTGCTTCCGGCGACGCATCTTGAAGATGGTCACTTTCTTGTGACGACCTTGGGACACGACGGTAGCCTTGACGGAAGCCCCACTGACCAGCGGCGTACCGAACTTAATCGATTCGCCTTCGCCCACTGCGAGAACCTGGTCGAGCGTGATTTCAGCGTCAATGTCTGCCGGTATCTGTTCTACTTTAAGTTTTTCGCCGACAGCAACTTTGTACTGCTTGCCGCCGGTTTTTATGACCGCGTACATTGAAAACCTCACTCTAAATTCATTTTCCCGACGCACCACGCGCGGAAACCCTCGATTATACATAGAGTTAGCTTCGCGGTCAAAAACAGTTGACAACGACCGCGCCTCACCGTCCCGCGCGCAACAAACCGGGCGAAAGAATGCGGAAACGGGCCAAAACGGCCATGAACAAATGGTGTACGGCGCGGAAATACCGCAGTTCGCCTTATAATTCGCGGCACTACCCGAATTCGCCACCATGTCGTCAACCGCCACCCCAACCCCCAACGCAGCCAATCTGCTCGCTCCGATCGCCGAAGACATGCAGCAGGTGAATCGCGTCATCCGGCACCGTCTGGCGTCCGAGGTGATGCTGATCAACCAGATCTCCGAGTACATCATCAGTGCCGGAGGCAAGCGGCTGCGGCCCGCGCTGCTTCTGCTCGTAGCAGGCGCGCTCGGCGACAGGACGGGGCATCGGCACGAGCTGGCGGCCGTCGTCGAGTTCATCCATACGGCCACGCTGCTGCACGACGACGTCGTCGACGAATCCGATCTGCGTCGCGGCCGGCAGACCGCGAATGCGCTGTTCGGCAACGCGGCCAGCGTGCTGGTCGGCGACTTCCTGTATTCGCGCTCGTTCCAGATGATGGTCGGCGTGGGCAAGATGCGCGTGATGGAGATTCTTTCGGAAGCGACCAACATCATTTCCGAAGGCGAGGTGCTGCAGCTGCTGAACATGCATGATGCCGACGTCGACGAAGCGCGTTACATGCAGGTCATCCGCTACAAGACGGCCAAGCTGTTCGAGGCGGCAGCCCAGCTGGGCGCGGTGCTGTCGGGCGTCGACGCGACCACAGAAGCCGCCGCGGCGGAATTTGGCCGCCGTATCGGCACGGCTTTCCAGATCATGGACGACTGGCTCGATTACACGGGCACGCCGGAATCGATGGGCAAGAATGCTGGCGACGATCTGCGCGAAGGCAAGCCCACGTTGCCGCTCATCTATCTGATCGAGCGCGGCACGCCGGAGCAGTCGGCGCTCGCCCGTGAGGCCATCGAGCAAGGCGGCACCGACCGTTTCGACGAAATTTTCGAGGCGATTACGCGCTCGGGCGCGCTCGATCACACGCTCGAATGCGCGAAGCACGAAGCGCAAGCGGCAGCGGCAGCAATTTCTTCGTTTCCCGGTTCCATTTACAAAGAAAGCCTGCTAGAATTATGTTCTTACTCGACGACGAGGCAGTCTTAAACGAGACTGAATCAACGGATTAGTCCGAATCGAGTGGCAGTACCAAATCGGGGTGTAGCTTAGCCTGGTAGAGCGCTACGTTCGGGACGTAGAGGCCGGAGGTTCGAATCCTCTCACCCCGACCAGATTTTGAAAAAACCGCGCATTGCGCGGTTTTTTTTCGCCTGTCTTTCCGGAAAGCGGCCATTGCGCACCGCGAAGCGTCGAACACCCGCGCAAGATCAAGCCGTCCGTCCGCCCACTGAGGGCTCCTAGCCCCTCTGCTATATTCTCCCCATCCCTCCCCTTCTCTTATTCACGTCGCGTGGAACAACTTCCCTTATGGGCGCAAATAGGCGCCGTCGTCCTGCTTCTCATCTGCTCCAGCTTCTTTTCCATTACCGAGACAGCGATGATGGCGATCAACCGTCATCGGCTGAAACATCTCGCGACCAAGGGCGCGCTCGGCGCAAAAACGACCCAGGGCCTGCTCGCGCGCACGGATGAGCTGCTGAGCGCCGTCCTGATCGGCAATAACCTGTTCAACACGATCATCCCGGTGCTCACGACGTCGATCGCGCTGCACACGTTCGGCAGCAACAACGTCGTGCTGTCGATCGCCACGGGTATCGTTGCGTTCCTGATCATCGTGTTCGCCGAAATCACGCCGAAGATCGTCGGCGCGACGTTTCCGGAGAAGATCGCGCTGCCCGCCAGCCTGCTGATCGCGCCGCTGATGCGCGTGTCGAAGCCGCTGATCTGGTTCGTCAACCTGTTCGCGAACACGATTCTGCGCGTGCTGCACATCAACACGAAAGGCGCGCACGACCAGCGGCTGTCGACTGAGGAACTGCGTACCATCGTGCTCGAGTCCGGCAGTTTCATGCCGACCAAGCACCGCAGCATTCTGCTGAACCTGTTCGACCTCGAAAACATTACCGTCGACGACGTGATGATCCCGCGCCGCCGTATCGAAGCGCTCGACTTCGACGCGCCGTTCGAACAGATCCTGCATCAGCTCGAGACCTGCTATCACAACAAGCTGGTCGTGTATCAGGGCGATTTCGACCGTGTGCTCGGCGTGCTCCACGTGCGCAAGACGCTGTCCGCGCTGCACAACCAGGAACTGGAGCGCGAGACGCTGCGCGAACTGCTCGCCGAACCGTACTTCGTGCCAACGGGCACGCCCGTCTTCCAGCAGCTTCAATTCTTCCAGGAAAGCCGCCATCGCACCGCCCTCGTCGTCGACGAATACGGCGAACTGCAGGGGCTCGTGACGCCCGAGGACATCATCGAGGAGTTAATCGGCGAGTTCACGACGTCCGTGCCGCGTAGCGCGAGCTCGCGCGGCGGCTGGAACGAAGCCGGTGAATGCATCGTCGCGGGCAGCATGCCGCTGCGCGAACTCAACCGCTGGCTACAGCTGAAATTGCCGACGGACGGCCCGAAGACGCTGAACGGATTGATCCTGGAAATTCTCGAAGAAATTCCTGAAGGCGATGTTTGCGTGAAGATCGCGGACGTCAAAATCGAGGTTATGCGCAGCGACGATCAGGCGATCAGAACCGTCAAGATTTTTCGTCCCGGTCCGCCGCCGGGCTCCAAGATCAAACGACTCGTCGGCCGCTGACACCCACACCTGGCCATTCGGCCGAATAGCGGCCATACACGCGGACCGGGATGATGAAGCCGTCATGTTCTACAGGCGGCCCGCAGCCGGTCTTCGATGCGCACCACTTCCCACGCCTCAACACCCGCACCCAACGTCACGGCACACAGGCCGGCGCTGCAACCCGTCGCGCCCGACGCCGATAATCCGCCCGCCGTCCGTCTGCTCGCCGACACGCTGCAGGAAGCCGCGCGCCGCAACGCATCCGACCTGCACATCGAGCCGATGGAGCACGGCTGGCGCATGCGTCTGCGTGTCGACGGCGTGCTGCACGAACTGGCGCGACCACCCGCACATCTGCGCGACGCGTTTATCACACGCGTGAAAGTGCTCGCGCGCATGGATATCGCCGAGCGGCGCGTGCCGCAGGACGGTCGCCTGCGACTGCCCGTGACGGCGGGACGCGTCGAAGATTACCGCGTGAATTCGCTACCGACGCTGTTCGGCGAAAAGCTCGTGCTGCGGCGGCTCGAAGCGCTGCCAGCCGATCTTTCGCTCGATTCGCTCGGACTGGCGGCCGGGCAGCGCGATATCGTCGACGGGTCGATCCGCTCGCCGCACGGGCTCGTGCTGGTCACTGGTCCGACGGGCAGCGGCAAAACGATGTCGCTGTACTGCTTCCTCCAACTGCTGAATGCCGAGTCGCGCAATCTCTGTTCGGTCGAAGATCCTGCCGAAATCCAGCTCGCGGGCATCAATCAGGTGAGCGTGCGGGAAAAGGCCGGGCTGACGTTCGCCGTCGCGTTGCGCGCGTTTCTGCGGCAGGATCCCGACGTGATCATGGTCGGTGAAATCCGCGACGAAGAGACGGCCGACGTCGCCGTCAAAGCGGCGCAAACCGGGCACCTGGTGCTTTCGACGCTGCATACGAACGACGCGCCCGCTGCCATCGCACGTCTGATCGACATCGGAGTGGAGCCGTACAACCTCGCGGCTGCGCTGCGTCTCGTCACAGCGCAGCGTCTCGTGCGGCGTCTGTGCCCGGCCTGCAAACAACACGCGTCGGAAACGCACGCCTCGTTGCGCTCGGCCGGCGCATCCGACGATCAGATCGCGCAGTGGCAGCCTTTCGTTCCGCGCGGATGCGAAGCGTGCCATGGCATCGGCTTTCGTGGACGCGTCGGTATCCATCAGGTCATGCCGATCTCGGACTCGATGCGCGAACTCATCGTTGCGCGTGCCGGCACGCATGAGATCGCGCGACGCGCGCAAGTCGAACGCGTACAGACCTTGCGCGAAGCTGCGCTGGCCCGCGCATTCGACGGCACGACGAGCCTCGCGGAAGCGTTGAGCGCAATGGAGGTTGCATGAGCGATACGGCGATCAGGGAACAGCGCTTCGAGTGGCGCGCGTTCGACACGCAAGGCATGCGACGCCGCGGAACCGTCATCGCGCCGGATATTTCGACAGCGCGCGCGACGTTGAAACAGGACGCGCTCTATGCCGTCGAATGGATCGCGCGCGGTCCGGCGCCGCAACCAACTGCGCGCGCCGCCGACGTCACGCTATTCACACGTCAGCTATCGAGTTTGCTGCGCGCGGGATTGCCGCTCGCGCCGTCGCTCGAACTGCTCGCGCAGGCGTCGAAAGACAGCACGCGCGCCAAAGGCATGCCGCGCATCGTCAATGCACTCGCCCGCGACATCACCGCAGGCGTTGGCTTCTCGTCGGCGCTCGCCCGTCATCCCGCGCAGTTCAACGCGCTGTACTGCCAGCTGGTCGAAGTAGGTGAAGCATCAGGTGCACTACCGACAGTGCTTGCGAGGCTCGCCGACGACCGCGAACGCGCCGCCGCCCAGCGCGCGAAAGTACGCGCCGCGCTGACCTATCCCGTCGCGATCCTGCTGCTCGCGCTCGCGATTACAACGGCGCTGCTGGTTTGGGTCGTGCCGACGTTCAAGCAGATTTTCGACGGCTTCGGCGCGAAGCTGCCCGCGCCGACACAAATCGTGCTCGCGATGTCGGCTGCCGCTGGACGCTGGAGCGTGCCGCTCGCATCGATCGCCTGCGCGCTCGTATTCGCGATGCGTCACGTGTTGCGTCGCTCGGAAGTGGCTCGTTTGCACTTCGCGCGGACGGCGCTGCGGCTGCCGTTCGCCGGTCCGCTGCTCGCCACGCTATGCGCCGCGCGCTGGAGCCGTGCGCTCGGCACGTTGCTGTCCGCGGGCACGCCGCTCGCCGATGCATTCGATTCGCTCACGCACGCAACGGGCAATGCCTGGTTCGATCGCGCGACGGTGTCGATCTCGGCAGAGCTTCGACGCGGCGTGCGTCTCGCGCCAGCGATGCGGGACGCGCGATGCTTTCCCGAAGAGATCGTGCAACCCGTCGCCGTCGCCGAAGAATCCGGCACGCTGGACACGATGCTGCTCGACGTGGCGTCGCTGAGCGATCGTCAGGTAGACGAAAAGATCTCGGGCCTTGCGAGCCTGTGCGAACCGCTCGTGATCGTCGTACTCGGCGGGCTGGTCGGCGGTCTCGTCGTCGCGATGTATCTTCCCATCATCCAACTCGGCAACGTGGTGTAGTAGCATCGCAGCCAAATCACACAATCGATCATGCCGATCCCGCTCACGTCCTTATCAGAATCGTCCTTCAGCGGCCCGCTCGCCCGTTTCGCGGACAGCCTCGGTGCGGCCTTCGGCATGTTGCCGGCCGGCGCGCAGATCGCGTTCGTCATCGTCTTCGGTCTCGTGATCGGCAGCTTTCTGAATGTCGTCGTGCACCGCCTGCCGATCATGCTCGAACGCGCATGGCGCACTGAAGTCAGCGAAGCGACAGGCCAGGCGTTCGACGAAGACGGCCTGCCCGAACGCTACAACCTGTGGTTGCCTCGCAGTGCCTGTCCTCATTGCGGCCACGTGCTGCGCGCCTGGGAGAACATTCCCGTATTCAGCTATCTGGTGTTGCGCGGCCGTTGTTCGCAATGCAAGTCACGCGTGAGCTTCCGCTATCCGCTGATCGAATTGTCGAGCGCGGCGCTGGCACTGGGCGCGCTCGTGACGTTCGGCGCGACGGGCACGGCGCTCGCTGCATTCGGCTTGTGCGCGACGCTGCTCGCGATGAGCGCGATCGATATCGACACGCATCTGTTGCCCGATTCGATGACCTTGCCGTTGCTGTGGGCCGGCCTCATCGTCAATTTCAATGCCGTATTCGCGAGCCTTCACGATGCCGTGATCGGCGCGATCGCCGGATATCTCGCGCTGTGGTGCGTGCACTGGCTGTTCAAGATCGTGCGCGGCATCGAAGGCATGGGTTATGGCGATTTCAAATTGCTGGCCGCGCTCGGTGCGTGGCTAGGCTGGGCGGCGCTGCCGCAGATCATTCTGATTGCTGCCGTGACAGGCGCTGTCGTAGGTCTCGTCGCAACGTGGATCGGACGCATGCGGTTCGAAGAGCCGCTGCCGTTCGGTCCGTTTCTCGCGGCGGGCGGCGCCGTGACGCTGTTTGCCGGCACGCCGCTCTACATGGCTTTGGGAGGCTGACGCATGTTTGCTGTGGGATTGACGGGCGGCATCGGTAGCGGCAAATCCACTGTCGCCGATCTGTTCGCGAAGCGCGGCGTGACGCTCGTCGATACCGACGTGATCGCGCACCGCGTCACCGCGCCAAATGGTCTCGCGATGCCCGCCATCGCTGCGGAGTTCGGCTCATCGTTTGTCGCCGAAAACGGCTCGCTCGATCGCGCCCGCATGCGTGCGCTCGTCTTCAGCGACGAGAACGCGCGCAAGCGGCTCGAAGCGATCACGCATCCGCTGATTCGCGCGGAGACGGAGCGGCAGCGTCAACAGGCGGCAGGCCCTTACGTGATTGTCGTGGTGCCACTGCTCGTCGAGTCGGGTAGCTGGAAAACACGTGTGAACCGCGTGCTTACCGTCGATTGCAGCGTCGAGACGCAGATCGAACGCGTGATGCAGCGTAACGCGTTCACGCGCGAACAGGTGCTCGCGATCATCGCGCGCCAGGCCACGCGCGAAGCGCGCCTCGCAGCTGCCGACGACGTCATCGTCAACGACGCCCGTTCGCTCGAACAACTCGACGTTGATGTCGATCAGTTGCATCGCACGTATGTTTCGCTCGCTGGCGCATAGTCCGTGAGCGATTCTGTTCGGGGTCTGTAATGTGGGCGCATGTTGTCGGGAACGGCGCCTGGACGCAACGAATGCGCGCAAACCAGCGCAAAAATTGACAGAAGCTCGCCTAAAAAGTGTGTGATTGCGAGGGTAGTCTCACGGCATTAGAATGTCCTGCAATTCCGTCACCGACCACGCCCGAGGCGAGCCCGCTTGATCCTTTACGAGTATCCCTTCAATGAGCGAATCCGGACGCTGCTGCGCCTCGAAGATCTGTTCGAGCGCTTCACGTTCTTTCTGACTCAGGAAGATGCCAGGGAACATCACGTCGCGCTGACTACGCTGTTCGAAATTTCCGAAGTCGCGGGTCGCGCGGATCTGAAGTCCGATCTGATGAAGGAACTGGAGCGGCAGCGTCAAACGCTCGCTCCGTTTCGTGGCAATCCGGGCATCGAGCAGAATGCGCTCGAAGCTGTGCTCGGCGAAATCGAACAGACGCTCGCCGGGCTCACGCAAATGCAGGGCAAGACTGGCCAGCATCTTGCGGACAACGAGTGGCTCGCCAGCATCCGCAGCCGCGCGATCATTCCGGGCGGCACCTGCAAATTCGATCTTCCGTCGTACTACGCGTGGCAGCAGACGCATCCCGATCAGCGTCGCCAGGACATCGCCAAGTGGATCATGCCGCTTCTGCCGCTGCGCGATGCGGCCGCGATTGTGCTGCGGCTCGCGCGTGAATCGGGGCAGGCTTCGAAGGTGATGGCAATGCAGGGCAGCTACCAGCAGATGCTGTCGGGTCGCACGTATCAGCTGATGCAGGTGCGCGTGGCACCGGAATTGCGCGTCATCCCCGAAGCGAGCGCCAACAAGTACATGCTGTGGGTACGCTTCACGGTGCAGGACGGCGATCTGCGTCCGCGTGCCGTCGATGTCGACGTGCCGTTCCAGTTGACGCTGTGCAGTCTTTAATCTGACGCAAACAACCTCACATACGTGGCGTTATTGTTTGCGATTGAACGTCTGATCGAATGGTTACTGTAGTCAAATGCCCGAGCTGCGGAAAGGATGTCCGCTGGACTCCCGAGAACCGCTTCCGTCCGTTCTGTTCCGAGCGCTGCAAACAGATCGATCTCGGCGCGTGGGCTGCCGAAAAGTACAAGATTGGCGGCACCGATGAAGAACCGCCAACCGACGACGCATCCGGCGAACAGCGCTCGCATTGAACCGCGAGCGCGTCAGCACGCCGTCATTTCACTCCGCCGCCAGCCACTCCAGCACGGGAATCGTCGCGGGCAATAACGGCGACACCTGAGCAGGCAGCGTCTGCCACGCGAACGCCTGACCCTCGCGTCCGTGCGGCTCGCCGTCCCACGCGGTCACCTTGCAGAAATAGAGCCGCACGTATGCGTGCGGATAATCGTGCTCGAGCACGTGCCAGCGATGGCTCGACTGCACGTCGATACCAAGCTCTTCGTGCAGCTCACGTGCGAGCGCCGCCTCAACCGTTTCGCCCGGCTCCAGCTTGCCGCCCGGAAATTCCCAATAGCCTTCGTACGGCTTTCCGGCGGGCCGTTGCGCGAGCAGGTAGCGGCCGTCCGGTTGAACGAGCACGCCGACGGCCACTTCCGTGACCGGTCGGCCCGCTTCGTTCACCTCGCCCGCTTTCGCGCTGTTTTGCGACGCGTCGCTCATGCTTGCGCCCGCTTGCCTGACCAGTCGCGCGCGAATTGCCACGCGACACGCCCCGAACGCGAACCGCGCTCCAACGCCCAGATCAACGCGTCGCCACGCGCCGCTTCGACATCGGCGTCATTGCAGCCGAAGTGATGCAGCCAGTGCCCGACGATCGACAGATAGTCGTCCTGTTTGAACGGATAGAAGCTGACCCACAGGCCGAAACGCTCGGACAGCGAAATCTTCTCTTCGACTACTTCGCCCGGATGGATCTCGCCGTCGGACGTGTGCTTGTACGTCTCGTTGTCGCTCATGTACTCCGGCAAAAGGTGCCGGCGGTTCGACGTCGCGTAGATCAGCACGTTGTCGGACTGCGCGGCCACCGATCCGTCGAGCGCCACTTTCAACGCCTTGTAGCCCGACTCGCCTTCCTCGAACGAAAGGTCGTCGCAGAACACGATGAAGCGCTCGGGACGCCCCGAAATCAGATCGACGATATCGCCGAGATCGTGCAGATCGTCCTTGTCGACTTCGATCAGCCGCAGACCTTCCTTCGAGTATGCGTTGAGACAGGCCTTGATCAGCGACGACTTGCCCGTGCCGCGCGCGCCCGTCAGCAGCACGTTGTTCGCGGGC
This genomic interval from Paraburkholderia sabiae contains the following:
- a CDS encoding prepilin peptidase is translated as MPIPLTSLSESSFSGPLARFADSLGAAFGMLPAGAQIAFVIVFGLVIGSFLNVVVHRLPIMLERAWRTEVSEATGQAFDEDGLPERYNLWLPRSACPHCGHVLRAWENIPVFSYLVLRGRCSQCKSRVSFRYPLIELSSAALALGALVTFGATGTALAAFGLCATLLAMSAIDIDTHLLPDSMTLPLLWAGLIVNFNAVFASLHDAVIGAIAGYLALWCVHWLFKIVRGIEGMGYGDFKLLAALGAWLGWAALPQIILIAAVTGAVVGLVATWIGRMRFEEPLPFGPFLAAGGAVTLFAGTPLYMALGG
- a CDS encoding type II secretion system F family protein — its product is MSDTAIREQRFEWRAFDTQGMRRRGTVIAPDISTARATLKQDALYAVEWIARGPAPQPTARAADVTLFTRQLSSLLRAGLPLAPSLELLAQASKDSTRAKGMPRIVNALARDITAGVGFSSALARHPAQFNALYCQLVEVGEASGALPTVLARLADDRERAAAQRAKVRAALTYPVAILLLALAITTALLVWVVPTFKQIFDGFGAKLPAPTQIVLAMSAAAGRWSVPLASIACALVFAMRHVLRRSEVARLHFARTALRLPFAGPLLATLCAARWSRALGTLLSAGTPLADAFDSLTHATGNAWFDRATVSISAELRRGVRLAPAMRDARCFPEEIVQPVAVAEESGTLDTMLLDVASLSDRQVDEKISGLASLCEPLVIVVLGGLVGGLVVAMYLPIIQLGNVV
- a CDS encoding NUDIX domain-containing protein, whose translation is MSDASQNSAKAGEVNEAGRPVTEVAVGVLVQPDGRYLLAQRPAGKPYEGYWEFPGGKLEPGETVEAALARELHEELGIDVQSSHRWHVLEHDYPHAYVRLYFCKVTAWDGEPHGREGQAFAWQTLPAQVSPLLPATIPVLEWLAAE
- a CDS encoding HlyC/CorC family transporter; this encodes MEQLPLWAQIGAVVLLLICSSFFSITETAMMAINRHRLKHLATKGALGAKTTQGLLARTDELLSAVLIGNNLFNTIIPVLTTSIALHTFGSNNVVLSIATGIVAFLIIVFAEITPKIVGATFPEKIALPASLLIAPLMRVSKPLIWFVNLFANTILRVLHINTKGAHDQRLSTEELRTIVLESGSFMPTKHRSILLNLFDLENITVDDVMIPRRRIEALDFDAPFEQILHQLETCYHNKLVVYQGDFDRVLGVLHVRKTLSALHNQELERETLRELLAEPYFVPTGTPVFQQLQFFQESRHRTALVVDEYGELQGLVTPEDIIEELIGEFTTSVPRSASSRGGWNEAGECIVAGSMPLRELNRWLQLKLPTDGPKTLNGLILEILEEIPEGDVCVKIADVKIEVMRSDDQAIRTVKIFRPGPPPGSKIKRLVGR
- the coaE gene encoding dephospho-CoA kinase (Dephospho-CoA kinase (CoaE) performs the final step in coenzyme A biosynthesis.); translated protein: MFAVGLTGGIGSGKSTVADLFAKRGVTLVDTDVIAHRVTAPNGLAMPAIAAEFGSSFVAENGSLDRARMRALVFSDENARKRLEAITHPLIRAETERQRQQAAGPYVIVVVPLLVESGSWKTRVNRVLTVDCSVETQIERVMQRNAFTREQVLAIIARQATREARLAAADDVIVNDARSLEQLDVDVDQLHRTYVSLAGA
- a CDS encoding polyprenyl synthetase family protein, which translates into the protein MSSTATPTPNAANLLAPIAEDMQQVNRVIRHRLASEVMLINQISEYIISAGGKRLRPALLLLVAGALGDRTGHRHELAAVVEFIHTATLLHDDVVDESDLRRGRQTANALFGNAASVLVGDFLYSRSFQMMVGVGKMRVMEILSEATNIISEGEVLQLLNMHDADVDEARYMQVIRYKTAKLFEAAAQLGAVLSGVDATTEAAAAEFGRRIGTAFQIMDDWLDYTGTPESMGKNAGDDLREGKPTLPLIYLIERGTPEQSALAREAIEQGGTDRFDEIFEAITRSGALDHTLECAKHEAQAAAAAISSFPGSIYKESLLELCSYSTTRQS
- a CDS encoding ATP-binding protein, whose protein sequence is MDKLEQFLTRAEAVLVRLEAMLPPAAPQIDWSAAVAFRWRKRQGRGYLQPVPAISTISLDDLQNIDRQKNLIEQNTKQFVSKQPANNVLLTGARGTGKSSLIKACLNAYSKEGLRLIEVDKDDLHDLGDIVDLISGRPERFIVFCDDLSFEEGESGYKALKVALDGSVAAQSDNVLIYATSNRRHLLPEYMSDNETYKHTSDGEIHPGEVVEEKISLSERFGLWVSFYPFKQDDYLSIVGHWLHHFGCNDADVEAARGDALIWALERGSRSGRVAWQFARDWSGKRAQA
- a CDS encoding DNA gyrase inhibitor YacG, with translation MVTVVKCPSCGKDVRWTPENRFRPFCSERCKQIDLGAWAAEKYKIGGTDEEPPTDDASGEQRSH
- the zapD gene encoding cell division protein ZapD, producing MILYEYPFNERIRTLLRLEDLFERFTFFLTQEDAREHHVALTTLFEISEVAGRADLKSDLMKELERQRQTLAPFRGNPGIEQNALEAVLGEIEQTLAGLTQMQGKTGQHLADNEWLASIRSRAIIPGGTCKFDLPSYYAWQQTHPDQRRQDIAKWIMPLLPLRDAAAIVLRLARESGQASKVMAMQGSYQQMLSGRTYQLMQVRVAPELRVIPEASANKYMLWVRFTVQDGDLRPRAVDVDVPFQLTLCSL
- the rpmA gene encoding 50S ribosomal protein L27, with the translated sequence MAHKKAGGSSRNGRDSESKRLGVKVYGGQAILAGGIIVRQRGTRMHPGENVGIGKDHTLFALTDGHVKFTTKGADKKHMVNVVPAV
- the rplU gene encoding 50S ribosomal protein L21 → MYAVIKTGGKQYKVAVGEKLKVEQIPADIDAEITLDQVLAVGEGESIKFGTPLVSGASVKATVVSQGRHKKVTIFKMRRRKHYQKHGGHRQNYTELRIDAINA
- a CDS encoding GspE/PulE family protein, coding for MRTTSHASTPAPNVTAHRPALQPVAPDADNPPAVRLLADTLQEAARRNASDLHIEPMEHGWRMRLRVDGVLHELARPPAHLRDAFITRVKVLARMDIAERRVPQDGRLRLPVTAGRVEDYRVNSLPTLFGEKLVLRRLEALPADLSLDSLGLAAGQRDIVDGSIRSPHGLVLVTGPTGSGKTMSLYCFLQLLNAESRNLCSVEDPAEIQLAGINQVSVREKAGLTFAVALRAFLRQDPDVIMVGEIRDEETADVAVKAAQTGHLVLSTLHTNDAPAAIARLIDIGVEPYNLAAALRLVTAQRLVRRLCPACKQHASETHASLRSAGASDDQIAQWQPFVPRGCEACHGIGFRGRVGIHQVMPISDSMRELIVARAGTHEIARRAQVERVQTLREAALARAFDGTTSLAEALSAMEVA